A single region of the Paraburkholderia megapolitana genome encodes:
- a CDS encoding H-NS histone family protein: MSQYADLKAQIVRLQAQADDARRTEVINVIAEIKRKIVEYGLSAQDLGFAAPARRGRPPKKAPLPPKYHDPKTGSTWSGRGKPPKWIAGKNRDRFLIEQA; the protein is encoded by the coding sequence ATGTCACAATATGCGGATCTCAAGGCGCAGATCGTCCGCCTGCAAGCCCAGGCGGATGACGCCCGGCGTACCGAAGTGATCAATGTGATTGCGGAGATCAAACGCAAGATTGTCGAGTATGGGCTGTCCGCCCAGGATCTCGGCTTTGCCGCGCCTGCCCGGCGGGGGCGTCCGCCGAAAAAGGCACCGCTTCCACCGAAGTATCACGACCCGAAAACGGGCAGTACCTGGAGTGGCCGCGGTAAGCCGCCTAAATGGATTGCAGGCAAAAACCGCGACCGCTTTTTGATCGAGCAAGCGTAA
- the aqpZ gene encoding aquaporin Z, with translation MPLSKRLAAEFFGTFWLVLGGCGAAVLAASFAGPVHGLGIGFLGVALAFGLTVLTMAFAIGHISGCHLNPAVSVGLTVAGRLPVRDLVPYIVAQVIGAIVGAFVLSVIASGKPGFDLVASGFATNGYGDHSPGHYSLMAAFVCETTMTAFFLFVILGSTDQRAPAGLAPIAIGLCLTLIHLISIPVTNTSVNPARSTGPALFEGGAAIDQLWLFWVAPIIGAIIAGVIYPLVAGQQRNAQA, from the coding sequence ATGCCACTTTCCAAACGCCTTGCCGCCGAGTTCTTCGGCACCTTCTGGCTGGTCCTCGGCGGCTGCGGTGCCGCCGTACTAGCCGCCAGTTTCGCGGGACCGGTCCACGGTCTCGGCATCGGGTTTCTCGGCGTCGCGCTTGCCTTCGGCCTGACCGTCCTCACGATGGCCTTTGCGATCGGGCATATCTCGGGGTGCCACCTGAACCCAGCGGTTAGCGTCGGTTTGACGGTGGCCGGGCGTCTGCCGGTTCGCGACCTCGTCCCGTACATCGTCGCTCAGGTGATCGGCGCGATTGTCGGCGCGTTCGTGCTGTCGGTGATCGCTTCGGGCAAGCCGGGCTTCGATCTGGTCGCGAGCGGCTTTGCGACGAATGGCTACGGCGACCACTCGCCGGGTCACTATTCGTTGATGGCTGCGTTCGTCTGCGAAACGACCATGACGGCGTTCTTCCTGTTCGTGATTCTCGGCTCCACCGACCAGCGCGCACCAGCCGGCCTCGCGCCGATCGCAATCGGCCTGTGCCTCACGCTGATCCACCTGATCTCGATCCCGGTGACCAACACATCGGTGAACCCGGCGCGCTCGACTGGGCCGGCGTTGTTTGAAGGCGGAGCGGCCATCGACCAGTTGTGGCTCTTCTGGGTGGCGCCGATTATCGGCGCGATCATCGCGGGTGTGATCTATCCGCTCGTGGCAGGGCAGCAGCGTAACGCTCAGGCGTAA
- a CDS encoding Cof-type HAD-IIB family hydrolase produces the protein MYKVIATDLDGTLLNSNHQLDPITVETVRRLEAQGVQFIIATGRHYCDAAGIRDLLGIRPYLITSNGARIHAPDDTKIYADDLPPVTVRRLVQPDIAGSHGRIIVNLFADQAWLIDRDAPQLLSFHQDSGFRYSVVDMPQHDGTDIAKVLYIGGADDLAHVAVNLQREFGNSLYVTYSASDCLEVMTSNVSKGRALSFVLDRLGVAPSHCVAFGDNMNDIDLLETAGHPFMMNNANPDLIARLPDVPRIGNNFEAGVAHQLRKLFALDGELTS, from the coding sequence ATGTACAAAGTCATCGCGACGGATCTAGACGGAACCCTGCTCAACAGCAACCACCAGCTCGATCCGATCACTGTCGAAACCGTGCGGCGACTCGAAGCGCAGGGCGTGCAGTTCATCATCGCGACGGGCCGGCACTACTGCGATGCAGCCGGCATTCGCGACCTGCTCGGTATCCGTCCGTATCTGATCACGTCCAACGGTGCGCGAATCCATGCGCCCGACGACACGAAGATCTACGCCGACGATCTCCCACCGGTCACCGTGCGGCGCCTCGTGCAGCCCGACATCGCCGGTTCGCATGGCCGCATCATCGTCAATCTGTTTGCCGACCAGGCATGGCTGATCGATCGCGATGCGCCGCAGCTGCTGAGCTTTCATCAGGACTCGGGCTTCCGCTATTCCGTGGTCGACATGCCGCAGCACGACGGTACCGACATTGCGAAGGTGCTGTACATCGGCGGGGCCGACGACCTCGCTCACGTAGCTGTGAACCTGCAACGGGAATTCGGCAATTCGCTGTACGTGACGTACTCGGCGTCCGATTGCCTCGAAGTGATGACGTCGAATGTATCGAAGGGGCGGGCGTTGAGCTTCGTGCTCGATCGTCTCGGTGTCGCGCCGTCGCACTGCGTCGCGTTCGGCGACAACATGAACGACATCGATCTGCTCGAAACAGCGGGGCATCCGTTCATGATGAACAACGCGAACCCGGATCTGATCGCGAGGCTTCCCGATGTGCCGCGCATCGGCAACAACTTCGAAGCGGGCGTCGCGCATCAGTTGCGCAAGCTGTTCGCGCTCGACGGTGAACTCACTTCATAA
- a CDS encoding glucosamine kinase nucleotide-binding domain-containing protein: MNTDFFLLGIDGGGTGTRVILGDAEGRVLAQASSGPSGLGLGVERAWESIEAGCAGAFAAAGLTYDRSRCVLGCGLAGTVNRDWLAAFHAAAPQLAGLAVESDAYTTLLGAHGGEPGVIVAIGTGSIAAVLDREGACRIVGGFGFPSGDEASGAWLGVRGIVHAQQAADGRVPVDAFAQALLAHAGATDTEGLIVWLCEANQTAYATLAPVILAHREHPFAARLLAHAGAEIGRMIAALDSSNTMPVALCGGLAEPLRPCVPSAYQHRLRTPLADSAHGGLQLAQREAARIAGK; this comes from the coding sequence ATGAATACAGACTTCTTTTTGCTTGGCATCGATGGTGGCGGCACCGGGACGCGCGTCATCCTCGGCGATGCCGAAGGTCGTGTGCTGGCGCAGGCCTCGAGCGGGCCATCGGGGCTCGGGCTGGGCGTCGAGCGCGCGTGGGAATCGATTGAAGCGGGTTGCGCCGGCGCGTTCGCTGCTGCCGGCCTGACATACGACAGATCGCGCTGCGTGCTCGGGTGCGGTCTTGCGGGCACCGTGAACCGCGACTGGCTCGCGGCCTTCCACGCAGCGGCACCGCAGCTCGCCGGTCTCGCGGTCGAGAGCGATGCGTATACGACCTTGCTCGGCGCGCACGGCGGCGAGCCGGGCGTGATTGTCGCCATCGGCACCGGCAGCATCGCGGCCGTGCTTGATCGCGAGGGTGCGTGCCGGATCGTTGGCGGTTTTGGTTTTCCATCGGGCGATGAGGCGAGCGGTGCGTGGCTCGGCGTGCGCGGAATCGTTCACGCGCAACAGGCGGCCGATGGCCGCGTACCCGTCGATGCCTTCGCGCAGGCGCTGCTCGCTCACGCCGGTGCTACCGATACCGAAGGGTTGATTGTCTGGCTGTGCGAAGCGAACCAGACCGCCTACGCGACGCTCGCACCCGTGATCCTCGCGCATCGAGAGCACCCGTTCGCCGCGCGGTTGCTCGCTCATGCGGGAGCGGAAATCGGCAGGATGATCGCGGCACTCGATTCATCGAATACGATGCCGGTCGCGCTATGTGGCGGCCTCGCGGAGCCGCTGCGTCCATGCGTACCGTCGGCGTATCAGCATCGTTTGCGCACGCCGCTGGCCGATTCAGCGCATGGCGGCTTGCAGCTCGCCCAGCGCGAAGCCGCGCGCATCGCCGGAAAATAG
- a CDS encoding DNA-3-methyladenine glycosylase I has protein sequence MTQRCTWATSEALAHYHDTEWGVPSRDDQHLFEMLVLEGAQAGLSWSTILNKREGYRRAFANFDIDTVAHFTPKQLEPLMLDASIVRNRAKIESAVVNARAVQQIQAEHGSLANFVWSFVDQTPIQNALTSYQHAPASTEISDALSKALKKYGCKFVGTTICYAFMQAVGMVNDHQTDCVRHAQCAALGKKGRKRKAG, from the coding sequence GTGACACAGCGATGCACCTGGGCAACGAGCGAAGCGCTCGCACACTACCACGACACCGAATGGGGTGTGCCTTCACGCGACGATCAACATCTGTTCGAAATGCTGGTACTCGAAGGCGCGCAGGCCGGGTTGTCGTGGTCGACGATCCTGAACAAGCGGGAAGGATACCGGCGCGCATTCGCCAACTTCGATATCGACACCGTCGCCCACTTCACGCCCAAGCAGCTCGAACCGTTGATGCTCGACGCGAGCATTGTCCGTAATCGCGCGAAGATCGAATCGGCGGTGGTCAATGCGCGCGCCGTGCAGCAGATTCAGGCGGAACATGGTTCGCTCGCGAACTTCGTCTGGTCGTTCGTCGATCAGACGCCGATACAGAACGCATTGACCTCGTATCAGCACGCACCGGCCTCGACCGAGATATCCGATGCGCTCAGCAAGGCGCTGAAGAAATATGGCTGCAAGTTCGTCGGTACGACGATCTGCTATGCGTTCATGCAGGCTGTCGGCATGGTCAACGATCACCAGACCGATTGCGTGCGCCACGCGCAATGCGCGGCGTTGGGCAAGAAGGGACGTAAGCGCAAGGCGGGCTGA
- the rpsU gene encoding 30S ribosomal protein S21, protein MTTILLKENEPFEVAIRRFRRAIEKNGLIAELRERQSYEKPTTARKRKKAAAVKRLHKRLRSQMLPKKLH, encoded by the coding sequence ATGACGACGATTCTTCTGAAAGAAAACGAGCCGTTCGAAGTGGCGATCCGCCGCTTTCGTCGCGCTATCGAAAAAAATGGCCTGATCGCCGAACTGCGTGAACGCCAATCGTACGAAAAGCCGACCACGGCTCGTAAGCGCAAGAAGGCTGCAGCTGTGAAGCGCCTGCACAAGCGCCTGCGCAGCCAGATGCTGCCGAAAAAGCTGCACTAA
- a CDS encoding aldo/keto reductase, with protein MQKRFIGNSSVEVAPLVFGGNVFGWTVDEATSFSILDAFADAGLDFIDTADVYSAWVPGNQGGESETIIGKWFKRSGKRDQIVVATKVGKLERRKGLSADNIQAAVEDSLRRLQTDYIDVYFSHYDLADTPLAETLGAYQRLIEAGKVRLIGASNYSGARVKEALDVARADGLPRYQLLQPEYNLYDRGPYEQDLEPVATAEHLGVVPYYSLASGFLSGKYRSRADLAKSARGSRVESYLDERGLRILAALDEVAGRHDVTPATVALAWLIARPSITAPIASATSLGQLKSLVAAVHLALSDDDIGALNDASA; from the coding sequence ATGCAGAAACGCTTTATTGGCAATTCTTCGGTGGAAGTGGCGCCGCTCGTGTTCGGCGGCAATGTGTTCGGCTGGACCGTGGACGAAGCGACTTCGTTTTCGATTCTCGACGCGTTCGCCGATGCGGGCCTCGACTTCATCGATACCGCGGATGTCTACTCCGCATGGGTTCCCGGCAACCAGGGCGGGGAGTCCGAAACGATCATCGGCAAGTGGTTCAAGCGCAGCGGCAAGCGCGATCAGATCGTCGTTGCGACCAAGGTGGGCAAGCTGGAGCGGCGCAAGGGCCTCTCCGCGGACAACATCCAGGCCGCCGTCGAAGACTCGCTGCGTCGCCTGCAAACCGATTACATCGACGTCTATTTCTCGCACTACGATCTGGCCGATACGCCGCTCGCGGAGACGCTGGGGGCGTATCAACGGCTGATCGAAGCGGGCAAGGTGCGGCTGATCGGCGCATCGAACTACAGCGGCGCGCGGGTCAAGGAAGCGCTCGATGTGGCCCGGGCGGATGGTTTGCCGCGTTATCAGCTGTTGCAGCCCGAATACAACCTGTATGATCGGGGCCCCTACGAGCAGGACCTCGAGCCGGTCGCGACGGCGGAACACCTGGGCGTCGTGCCGTATTACAGCCTTGCAAGCGGCTTTCTGTCGGGCAAGTACCGCTCGCGGGCCGATCTGGCGAAGAGTGCTCGCGGCAGCCGCGTGGAGTCTTACCTCGACGAGCGGGGGCTGCGCATTCTGGCGGCGCTCGACGAAGTGGCCGGTCGCCACGACGTGACGCCCGCAACGGTAGCGCTGGCATGGCTGATTGCGCGGCCCAGCATAACGGCGCCGATTGCCAGCGCGACCTCGCTCGGGCAGCTGAAAAGCCTTGTGGCAGCGGTACATCTGGCTCTTTCGGACGACGACATTGGTGCGTTGAATGACGCAAGTGCCTGA
- a CDS encoding flagellin domain-containing protein, which yields MLNINTNILSLQTQTNLSGSQSALSQAINRLSSGKRINSAADDAAGLAIATSQTAAINALNQGVANANNGISMVQTAAGAISSTVDNLQRIRQLATESGDGSLGTAAQANLQTEVSTRLTEINRVESQTTFNGQAVLGGLGNVQFQIGANANQTVTASFGTTVWNTAGLGVSGLDISTTSGAQAAITAIDAALASVNNFQATLGATQNTFSSAITNTQTTSTNLSAAKSQITDADFAAETANLSKAQVLQQAGISVLAQANSLPQQVLKLLQ from the coding sequence ATGCTGAATATCAACACGAACATTCTTTCGCTGCAGACTCAAACGAATCTGTCCGGCTCACAAAGTGCGTTGTCGCAAGCCATCAACCGCCTGTCGTCGGGCAAGCGCATCAACAGTGCAGCCGACGATGCAGCCGGTCTCGCGATCGCCACGAGCCAAACCGCCGCGATCAACGCGCTGAATCAAGGCGTGGCGAACGCGAACAACGGCATCTCGATGGTGCAGACCGCCGCTGGCGCGATCTCGTCGACCGTCGACAACCTGCAGCGTATCCGTCAGCTCGCCACCGAATCGGGTGACGGCTCGCTCGGCACCGCCGCTCAGGCGAACCTGCAGACCGAAGTCTCTACGCGTCTGACGGAAATCAACCGCGTCGAATCGCAAACGACGTTCAACGGTCAGGCCGTGCTCGGTGGTCTGGGCAACGTGCAGTTCCAGATCGGCGCGAACGCGAACCAGACCGTGACGGCCAGCTTCGGCACGACGGTGTGGAACACGGCCGGTCTCGGCGTGTCGGGTCTCGACATCTCGACGACCTCGGGTGCACAGGCTGCGATCACGGCAATCGACGCCGCGCTCGCATCGGTCAACAACTTCCAGGCAACGCTCGGCGCAACGCAAAACACGTTCTCGTCGGCCATCACCAACACGCAAACGACGTCGACGAACCTGAGCGCCGCGAAATCGCAGATCACCGACGCTGACTTCGCAGCGGAAACGGCCAACCTGAGCAAGGCGCAAGTGCTGCAACAAGCCGGTATCTCGGTGCTGGCTCAGGCGAACTCGCTGCCGCAACAAGTGCTGAAGCTGCTCCAGTAA